A part of Paenarthrobacter sp. A20 genomic DNA contains:
- a CDS encoding family 43 glycosylhydrolase, which yields MLSSSHASSRHRLVAALAASTLALGALPLLASPASAAEDLVLTPNPAQAGPSFKGWGTSLVWMANATGQYPEAIRNDLIDKVFGDDGLNLNIARYNVGGGNATDIPDYLRPGGAVPGWWNPNAGLSDQNGPITTNYADRDRFLAAWTGENASDYNLDADASQRAWIAAIKDKVTTWEAFSNSPPYFMTESGYVSGGTDPNADQIKPAAIGKFVNYVKKAAEHVEDTEGISFDTINPLNEPNTNYWKTTFGGNGLPNGGGQEGAHAGPALQSQVLTAMAAELAEPGTTTEAKVSGPDETSPSRFLEDWNGWTPETKEAVSQLNVHTYSTGDRLAVRDIAKATDKPLSMSEVEGNWGGDSWNPESIENGLGMATRITDDLRELDPESWVLWQPVEDLYNMELGEKKNWGSVFIDFDCNADGDSVRRLAADAADPSCRTTVNSKYNTIRNFTHYIAPGDRIIPTSDGKTTSALKADGSGLSMVHTNDSDQAKTIKVDLSKFATIAAGATVTPVVTTQSPSGDPTANALVSGTAVAVDAGTRSATLTVPAKSVTTFVVNGASGVAADAPAVQDGQSYSFVGVQSGRAVTASDGSPKTVLSDSVAGGNQVWKATLIADEDGTTRDRFVLRLADGRALAADTNGTTLRTITDEEARTDSSAQWLFSTTDGTSFSLLNAGVHQVLDVSNQSTHEGAWIGLWTSNGGANQAFTLRNASEGTGYNSFRPGQDWRDNNGNLIQAHGGQVVTSKDSEGKTIYYLYGEDRTNGYHSAPGVHAYSSYDLYNWKDEGVALKTLSSRGQIDSDPYFQNLYSGYTTEQKDAVYRDLGTVPVNGQTPPILERPKVIYNAATNKWVMWVHADGPSSWSTAQYAKANAGVAVSDSPFGPFRYIDSYRLHKATAGDPTNFAPNNPGMARDMNLFVDDDGTGYIIYSSEENKTMFISKLNADYTYLSASPDTAVEGVDFRRAFVNQSRESPAIMKYQGRYFIISSGTTGWSPNPSRYGTATSILGEWTDMGDPFSSDVSWNSNNSQPSSVIPVDPANGKFIYMGDRWNGGSDQALATAPMVWLPIQMGEGGKTLAVKSPSEWKLEDLDANSAWNVTGVPASLAVGSTFSVNSVTVTQNGQSSTQPVTWQVTGNTNTVGVITATGTLPGFGNRTFTRTIPVVPDGVQYAVNAGGQQTADWTALMAAAAQDGPVLNSAADQPFGADPATGKSWGYESQDSGVSGTADGNIFTTLRYAKAGRDLTYKFNDLAPGTYTVYAGYYDPWAQWDDRGAKVTVNGAVVEADHDYSGDYQSAAYQNVTVGTDGKLTFSLSPTRGPDVQLSWLMIANPVPAAPQLNVTAVASTKCVAGKVTVTAQLTNNDTKSVQATFTSAYGTKSFAEVKPGKNAVHAFTTRAASVQAGTVAVEAKATVNGQPVTVTANAAYNAASCN from the coding sequence ATGTTGTCGAGCTCGCACGCATCGTCGCGTCATCGTTTGGTCGCGGCCTTAGCTGCTTCAACCCTCGCCCTAGGCGCCCTTCCCCTGCTGGCCTCGCCGGCATCCGCCGCTGAGGACCTTGTCCTCACCCCCAACCCGGCCCAGGCAGGCCCGTCGTTCAAAGGCTGGGGCACCAGCCTCGTCTGGATGGCCAACGCCACCGGACAGTATCCGGAAGCCATCCGGAACGATCTGATCGACAAGGTCTTCGGTGACGACGGCCTGAACCTCAACATCGCCCGCTATAACGTTGGCGGTGGCAACGCCACGGATATCCCCGACTACCTTCGTCCCGGCGGAGCTGTTCCCGGCTGGTGGAACCCGAATGCCGGCCTCTCCGACCAGAATGGGCCGATCACCACCAACTACGCTGACCGGGACCGTTTCCTGGCCGCCTGGACCGGCGAGAACGCCTCGGATTACAACCTCGACGCCGATGCTTCCCAGCGGGCCTGGATCGCGGCCATCAAGGACAAAGTGACCACCTGGGAGGCCTTCAGCAACTCGCCGCCCTACTTCATGACCGAAAGCGGCTACGTCAGCGGTGGTACAGACCCCAACGCCGACCAGATCAAGCCCGCAGCCATCGGTAAGTTCGTCAACTACGTCAAAAAGGCGGCTGAGCACGTCGAAGACACTGAAGGCATCAGCTTCGACACGATCAACCCCCTCAACGAGCCCAACACGAATTACTGGAAGACCACCTTCGGCGGCAACGGCCTGCCAAATGGAGGAGGCCAGGAGGGTGCCCACGCAGGCCCCGCACTGCAGTCCCAGGTGCTGACCGCCATGGCTGCCGAGCTCGCCGAACCGGGCACCACCACCGAGGCCAAGGTCTCCGGTCCGGATGAGACCTCCCCGAGCCGCTTCCTGGAAGATTGGAACGGCTGGACTCCGGAAACCAAAGAGGCCGTCAGCCAGCTGAACGTCCACACCTACTCCACCGGCGACCGCCTCGCGGTCCGCGACATCGCCAAGGCAACGGACAAGCCGCTGTCCATGAGCGAAGTCGAAGGCAACTGGGGCGGTGACTCCTGGAATCCGGAGAGCATCGAAAACGGTTTGGGTATGGCCACGCGCATCACCGATGACCTCCGCGAGCTCGATCCTGAGTCCTGGGTGCTGTGGCAGCCGGTCGAAGACCTCTACAACATGGAACTGGGCGAGAAGAAGAACTGGGGATCCGTCTTCATCGACTTCGACTGCAACGCCGATGGCGACTCCGTGCGGCGTTTGGCCGCAGACGCCGCAGATCCTTCGTGCCGCACCACGGTGAACTCGAAGTACAACACCATCCGCAACTTCACCCACTACATCGCCCCGGGTGACCGGATCATTCCCACCAGCGACGGCAAGACCACATCTGCGCTGAAGGCCGATGGTTCCGGCCTGTCGATGGTGCACACCAACGATTCCGACCAGGCCAAGACCATCAAGGTGGACTTGTCCAAGTTCGCAACGATCGCTGCCGGTGCCACGGTTACTCCAGTGGTCACCACCCAGTCCCCATCCGGTGATCCGACGGCCAACGCGCTTGTCAGTGGCACCGCCGTCGCCGTCGACGCCGGAACGCGCTCGGCGACGCTGACCGTTCCTGCCAAGTCCGTCACCACCTTCGTGGTGAACGGGGCATCCGGCGTCGCAGCGGATGCGCCGGCGGTACAGGATGGACAGTCCTACAGCTTCGTCGGAGTTCAGAGTGGCCGTGCAGTTACGGCATCGGATGGCTCACCGAAAACCGTGCTCAGCGATTCGGTCGCCGGCGGAAACCAGGTATGGAAAGCAACCCTTATCGCCGATGAAGACGGCACCACTCGTGACCGTTTTGTCCTGAGGCTCGCTGATGGCCGTGCTTTGGCGGCCGATACCAACGGCACTACGCTGCGCACCATCACTGACGAAGAAGCACGCACGGATAGCTCGGCCCAGTGGCTGTTCAGCACCACGGACGGTACCTCGTTCAGCCTTCTGAACGCTGGCGTTCACCAGGTCCTGGACGTCTCAAACCAGTCCACGCACGAAGGTGCTTGGATTGGGTTGTGGACCTCCAACGGTGGGGCCAACCAGGCCTTCACCCTGCGGAATGCCAGTGAGGGCACGGGCTACAACAGCTTCCGGCCCGGCCAGGACTGGCGGGATAACAACGGCAACCTGATCCAGGCCCATGGTGGCCAGGTGGTGACGTCCAAGGATTCCGAAGGCAAGACGATCTACTACCTGTACGGGGAGGACCGCACCAACGGTTACCACTCCGCACCGGGCGTGCACGCTTACAGCTCCTACGATCTGTACAACTGGAAGGACGAGGGAGTTGCGCTGAAGACGTTGTCCTCACGCGGGCAAATCGACTCGGATCCGTACTTCCAGAACCTGTACTCGGGCTACACCACGGAGCAGAAGGACGCCGTCTACCGTGACCTCGGTACGGTGCCTGTGAATGGCCAGACCCCGCCGATCCTTGAGCGACCGAAGGTTATTTACAACGCGGCCACCAACAAGTGGGTCATGTGGGTCCACGCTGACGGGCCGTCGTCGTGGTCTACCGCTCAGTACGCCAAAGCCAACGCAGGCGTAGCAGTTTCTGATTCACCGTTCGGACCGTTCCGGTACATCGACAGCTACCGCCTCCACAAGGCAACGGCCGGCGATCCCACCAACTTCGCTCCGAACAACCCGGGCATGGCCAGGGACATGAACCTCTTTGTGGATGACGATGGCACCGGCTACATCATCTACTCCAGCGAAGAGAACAAGACCATGTTCATCTCCAAGCTCAACGCTGATTACACCTACCTGTCCGCTTCACCGGATACAGCGGTGGAGGGCGTCGACTTCCGGCGGGCCTTTGTCAACCAGTCCCGTGAATCACCGGCCATCATGAAATACCAGGGCCGCTACTTCATCATCTCGTCGGGAACCACTGGTTGGTCGCCGAACCCGTCCCGGTACGGCACGGCCACCAGCATCCTGGGGGAGTGGACTGACATGGGAGATCCGTTCAGCAGCGATGTTTCCTGGAACTCCAACAACTCGCAGCCGTCCTCGGTGATCCCCGTTGATCCAGCGAACGGCAAGTTCATCTACATGGGCGACCGCTGGAACGGCGGATCCGACCAGGCCCTGGCCACCGCACCGATGGTGTGGCTGCCTATCCAGATGGGCGAGGGTGGCAAGACGCTGGCGGTGAAGTCCCCGTCCGAGTGGAAACTTGAGGATCTGGACGCCAACTCCGCATGGAACGTCACCGGTGTTCCTGCCAGCCTGGCTGTTGGCTCAACCTTCAGTGTTAACTCCGTGACAGTCACCCAGAACGGACAGAGCTCCACCCAGCCCGTCACCTGGCAGGTCACCGGCAACACGAACACCGTGGGAGTCATCACCGCTACGGGCACGCTCCCCGGTTTCGGTAACCGGACATTCACCCGGACCATCCCTGTTGTTCCTGACGGTGTCCAGTACGCGGTCAACGCCGGTGGGCAGCAGACAGCCGACTGGACTGCGTTGATGGCAGCAGCGGCCCAGGACGGACCTGTCCTGAACAGCGCGGCGGACCAGCCCTTCGGCGCTGATCCGGCGACGGGCAAGAGCTGGGGTTACGAAAGCCAGGACAGCGGAGTCTCCGGAACCGCGGATGGCAATATCTTCACCACCCTCCGCTACGCCAAGGCCGGGAGGGACCTGACCTACAAGTTCAACGATCTGGCTCCGGGCACCTACACGGTCTACGCCGGGTACTACGATCCGTGGGCCCAGTGGGACGACCGCGGGGCCAAGGTCACCGTCAACGGCGCAGTGGTGGAAGCTGACCACGACTACAGCGGTGACTACCAGTCCGCGGCCTACCAGAACGTCACGGTGGGCACGGACGGGAAACTGACCTTCTCCTTGAGCCCCACCCGGGGCCCGGATGTGCAGCTCAGCTGGCTGATGATCGCCAACCCGGTCCCGGCCGCACCGCAGCTGAACGTCACGGCAGTGGCCAGCACCAAGTGTGTTGCCGGCAAGGTCACCGTGACCGCGCAGCTGACGAACAACGACACCAAGTCGGTCCAGGCCACCTTCACCTCGGCCTACGGAACCAAGTCCTTCGCCGAGGTCAAGCCGGGCAAGAACGCGGTCCATGCCTTCACCACCCGTGCCGCTTCGGTACAGGCAGGCACCGTGGCCGTTGAAGCCAAGGCCACGGTCAACGGCCAACCGGTAACAGTGACAGCAAACGCCGCCTACAACGCAGCATCCTGCAACTAA
- a CDS encoding carbohydrate ABC transporter permease, which produces MSTTAEKPASPNSGPPAGGAQRGAAHASPATAGRTRKKSRKVRRLSRRDKIVLGIMVGLPTLIQLLFVWLPTLASIGLSFTRWNGLDLADIKSAGTENYEFISQNYPPFWPAMQHNVLWLAFLALIATPLGLLLAVLLDQKIRGSKIYQSIFFTPVMLSLALIGIIWQLFYNRDSGLLNFLLGTAGTPQAVDWFGDSNVNIWAAMIAATWRHAGYVMILYLAGLKGVDPALREAASIDGANAVQTFFRVVFPAMRPVNIVIVVITIIESLRAFDIVYVINRGTNGLELLSALVIQNLIGEGQVIGVGSALAVVLLVISLVPIVFYLIRTFGKEKEA; this is translated from the coding sequence ATGAGTACCACAGCCGAAAAACCGGCCTCCCCGAACAGTGGGCCCCCTGCAGGCGGCGCCCAACGCGGGGCAGCACACGCCTCGCCGGCAACAGCCGGAAGAACGCGCAAGAAGTCCAGGAAGGTTCGCCGCCTGAGTCGCAGGGACAAAATCGTCCTTGGCATCATGGTGGGCCTTCCAACGCTCATTCAGCTGCTGTTCGTTTGGTTGCCCACCCTGGCCTCTATTGGTCTGAGCTTCACCCGATGGAACGGGCTGGACTTGGCCGACATCAAGTCTGCCGGGACGGAAAACTATGAGTTCATCAGCCAGAACTACCCACCGTTCTGGCCGGCCATGCAGCACAACGTGCTGTGGCTGGCTTTCCTGGCCCTGATTGCAACGCCGCTGGGCCTTCTGCTCGCTGTGCTCCTGGACCAGAAGATCCGGGGAAGCAAGATCTACCAGAGCATCTTCTTCACGCCCGTCATGCTCTCCCTGGCATTGATCGGTATCATCTGGCAGCTCTTCTACAACCGCGACAGCGGTCTGCTGAACTTCCTGCTCGGTACGGCCGGCACGCCCCAGGCAGTGGACTGGTTCGGCGACTCGAACGTCAACATCTGGGCCGCCATGATCGCGGCTACGTGGCGCCACGCAGGCTACGTCATGATCCTCTACTTGGCTGGCCTGAAGGGTGTGGACCCTGCCCTCAGGGAAGCAGCGTCGATTGACGGCGCCAACGCTGTCCAGACCTTCTTCCGGGTTGTCTTCCCCGCCATGCGCCCGGTCAACATCGTGATCGTGGTCATCACCATCATTGAGTCCCTCCGCGCCTTTGACATTGTCTATGTCATCAACCGCGGCACCAACGGGCTTGAACTGCTCAGCGCCTTGGTGATCCAAAACCTGATCGGTGAAGGACAGGTGATCGGCGTCGGTTCAGCATTGGCCGTGGTACTGCTGGTGATTTCCCTGGTGCCGATTGTCTTCTACCTCATCCGCACCTTCGGCAAGGAGAAAGAGGCATGA
- a CDS encoding RICIN domain-containing protein translates to MNIASTPFNRRGFLAGTALAAGALAFPFSQRAAAAPPNSAVLPERGVFDTSPASSWTDGFLSGNGEYGAIFHGTPAAERVVLNHHRFVMPNGTRGMKAPDVADRLPEVQDKALAGDYWGAASTFASDWELKWTQSFHPGYELLIASPDLTTYNDYARTTNFRTGEVVTTWSDSAGSWKRRAFVSRASTAVVQELLPGANGKINTVLSVNTALEGVPSSVTYDVNATVSGRNGYLGLRGTYPAGLGAFGYEGVTRVVITGTGSSITSDGSKLTITNATKVILLTKLGRYESAAEWNSKPLHAALSVLLSDYDALLRKHTPKHQSLFDSSSLQLNVSQQDRQLSTSELTSRQNANRSALDVALLERMYDSGRYLFASSSGILPPRLTGIWTGSWTNAWAGDFTTDANVNLQVAGGNILNHGDAMKGYFDLVLGQLDDWRSNAIRMYGARGFLAPTRTDGEHGHMLHFNGSDFPGQAWTGGADWMLYPLLEYYQVTGDEAFMRDKLGPALMELALFYEDYLSRTDPQGNVIFVPSFSMENSPSSTGQMLSTNATGEIMAGRHALESAILAANTLNREQGAGQGVARWTAMLGKLPNYTINGDEALAEWSWPGLTDRYNHRHVHHLYGAWPLHEINPEDKPELVRASHRALELRGDENYSAHGSLHRALAAARIKDGAGVYTNIKKVLGSNMVLPSLMTTHNPDLHIFNSDAANALPAIIAEALIYSRPGMLELLPALPEQLAKGTITGVRGRNRVLVENLVWDTDARTVEASIVSAITQSLELVCRRGINTVTATGATLTSSSIGGHGRTLQLSAGVRTKIVIGLLPTTVKLVNRNSGKVMDVDGQSHNNGAAVIQWPWSGGANQKWKLVSVHDGSFRLTSVMSGKVLDNPASSTTSGQQLDQWSDTYGPNQWWRLVPTDNGQYYRLVNVSSGLCLDVKDGSSSNGARLVQATATGSSSQEWGLEPV, encoded by the coding sequence ATGAACATCGCAAGCACCCCCTTTAATCGGCGTGGATTTCTGGCCGGTACAGCTTTGGCCGCGGGCGCCTTGGCCTTCCCGTTTTCGCAGCGGGCTGCTGCTGCACCACCAAATTCTGCCGTCCTCCCCGAGCGTGGAGTCTTTGATACAAGTCCCGCGTCGTCCTGGACCGACGGGTTCCTGTCCGGCAACGGCGAGTACGGTGCCATCTTCCACGGCACGCCTGCCGCGGAGCGAGTAGTACTGAATCATCATCGCTTTGTTATGCCCAACGGCACCCGCGGCATGAAGGCCCCCGACGTCGCTGACCGCCTCCCCGAGGTGCAGGACAAGGCCCTTGCAGGTGACTATTGGGGAGCCGCTTCCACCTTTGCGTCCGACTGGGAATTGAAATGGACCCAGAGCTTCCACCCGGGATACGAATTGCTCATTGCAAGTCCTGATCTCACCACGTACAACGACTACGCGAGGACCACGAACTTCCGGACCGGCGAAGTGGTGACCACGTGGTCCGACAGTGCCGGGAGCTGGAAGCGCCGTGCGTTCGTTTCACGAGCCAGCACAGCTGTGGTCCAAGAGCTGCTGCCGGGCGCGAACGGCAAAATCAACACTGTCTTGAGTGTCAACACTGCGTTGGAGGGTGTGCCATCGTCCGTGACTTATGACGTCAATGCGACCGTCAGCGGCCGGAACGGTTATCTGGGATTGCGGGGGACCTACCCCGCTGGTTTGGGAGCGTTCGGGTACGAAGGTGTCACGCGGGTAGTCATCACGGGGACCGGCTCCTCCATCACCAGCGATGGTTCCAAGCTAACCATTACCAATGCCACCAAGGTCATCCTTTTGACCAAGCTTGGCCGTTATGAGTCGGCCGCTGAATGGAACAGCAAGCCGCTGCACGCGGCCTTGAGTGTCCTGTTGAGCGACTACGACGCCCTGCTGCGCAAGCACACCCCCAAGCACCAATCGCTCTTTGACAGCTCGTCCTTGCAACTCAACGTTTCCCAGCAGGACCGCCAGCTGTCCACCAGCGAGCTCACCTCGCGCCAGAATGCCAACCGGTCCGCCCTCGATGTTGCCCTGCTTGAACGAATGTACGATTCCGGCCGTTATCTGTTTGCCAGCTCCAGCGGTATCTTGCCGCCACGGTTGACAGGTATCTGGACCGGTAGCTGGACCAACGCATGGGCAGGCGACTTCACTACTGACGCTAACGTCAACCTTCAGGTGGCCGGTGGCAATATCCTCAACCACGGCGACGCAATGAAGGGCTACTTCGATCTGGTGCTAGGTCAGCTCGATGACTGGCGCAGCAACGCTATCCGGATGTACGGGGCCCGGGGGTTCCTCGCGCCCACCAGAACTGATGGCGAACATGGTCACATGCTCCACTTCAACGGCAGTGATTTTCCCGGGCAGGCCTGGACCGGTGGTGCGGACTGGATGCTGTACCCATTGTTGGAGTACTACCAGGTCACCGGCGATGAAGCCTTTATGCGGGACAAGCTGGGCCCGGCCTTGATGGAACTGGCTCTCTTTTACGAGGACTACCTCTCCCGAACTGATCCGCAAGGGAACGTCATCTTCGTCCCGTCCTTCTCCATGGAGAACTCTCCGTCCTCAACTGGTCAGATGCTGTCCACCAATGCGACCGGTGAAATCATGGCGGGTCGACATGCTTTGGAATCAGCCATCCTTGCAGCGAATACTCTGAACCGCGAACAAGGGGCCGGACAAGGCGTAGCCCGTTGGACTGCGATGCTGGGCAAGCTGCCCAATTACACCATCAACGGCGACGAAGCATTGGCCGAATGGTCCTGGCCAGGGCTCACCGACCGGTACAACCACCGGCACGTCCATCACCTCTATGGTGCCTGGCCGCTCCACGAAATCAACCCCGAGGACAAACCTGAGCTGGTACGAGCCTCCCACCGCGCACTGGAACTGCGCGGCGACGAGAATTACTCCGCGCACGGCAGCCTGCATCGCGCCCTTGCGGCGGCTCGCATCAAAGACGGTGCCGGGGTTTACACCAACATCAAGAAGGTTCTTGGAAGCAACATGGTGCTTCCTTCCTTGATGACCACGCACAATCCTGATTTGCACATCTTCAATTCGGATGCGGCCAATGCGCTCCCCGCAATCATTGCGGAGGCATTGATCTACAGCCGCCCGGGAATGCTGGAGCTGCTGCCGGCGCTGCCGGAACAGCTGGCCAAGGGCACCATCACAGGCGTCCGAGGGCGTAACCGGGTCCTCGTGGAGAATCTGGTGTGGGACACCGACGCCCGTACCGTGGAGGCCAGCATTGTGTCGGCTATTACCCAGAGCCTTGAGCTGGTGTGCCGCCGCGGGATCAACACCGTCACCGCCACTGGTGCGACGCTGACCTCATCCTCGATCGGAGGTCATGGCAGAACGCTGCAGCTCTCTGCCGGGGTGCGCACGAAGATCGTGATCGGCCTGTTGCCCACAACCGTAAAACTCGTCAACCGAAACAGTGGCAAAGTGATGGACGTTGATGGGCAGTCCCACAATAACGGCGCCGCTGTCATTCAATGGCCATGGAGCGGCGGTGCAAACCAGAAATGGAAGCTGGTCTCGGTCCACGATGGATCGTTCAGGCTCACCAGCGTCATGAGCGGAAAGGTCCTGGATAACCCGGCAAGTTCAACCACCAGTGGTCAACAACTGGACCAATGGTCGGATACCTACGGGCCCAACCAATGGTGGCGGCTGGTCCCCACGGACAACGGCCAGTACTACCGGCTAGTTAATGTGTCGAGCGGTCTTTGCCTGGACGTCAAGGATGGTTCGAGCTCCAACGGTGCCCGTTTGGTTCAGGCCACCGCAACCGGATCGTCAAGTCAGGAGTGGGGCTTGGAACCTGTATAA
- a CDS encoding WxL protein peptidoglycan domain-containing protein, with protein MRLPFLGQAGLGHLRRAVLAMYLVASIVLASAAFAPAGFATTGGATESPVTWAVTPADAAGPDGRSWVELELDPGASVDEHLAVRNLSDRDVTFALTAADGYFTPTGRFNMLPGDKQSVAAGTWISMDKTVTVAAGGTAVVPFTVTVPDNATPGDHAAGIAASIYSQGGSDGTQLGVESRVGFRVMTRVKGEVRPALSMKATASYDMSWNPLEPGSADLTVDLENTGNVRLSVDPSTMVNDARWPAAGTEEARTLELLPGDRRTVSIHVPQVWPLGMMTLPVTVSQGVIAPDGATQSLDPVQESVTLWAIPWPQLAVLVALLLLFAGLFLGRKRRKKELVRLVEEAREAGRREAETP; from the coding sequence ATGAGGCTCCCATTCCTCGGGCAGGCAGGCCTTGGTCACCTGCGGCGAGCTGTCCTTGCCATGTACCTTGTGGCGTCAATAGTCCTTGCAAGTGCCGCTTTCGCGCCGGCCGGCTTTGCTACCACCGGCGGTGCCACGGAGAGTCCGGTCACGTGGGCCGTGACTCCTGCGGACGCGGCGGGCCCTGACGGCCGCTCGTGGGTGGAACTCGAACTCGACCCAGGAGCCAGTGTCGACGAACACTTGGCGGTCAGGAACCTCAGCGACAGGGACGTTACCTTTGCCCTCACCGCGGCTGATGGGTATTTCACTCCGACCGGCCGCTTCAACATGCTCCCTGGCGACAAGCAGTCGGTAGCTGCAGGTACCTGGATCTCCATGGACAAGACGGTCACCGTAGCGGCGGGAGGTACCGCCGTCGTGCCGTTCACGGTGACGGTCCCGGACAACGCGACACCAGGCGACCATGCAGCGGGCATAGCAGCCTCAATCTATTCACAGGGCGGCTCGGACGGGACGCAACTGGGTGTGGAAAGCCGTGTTGGGTTCCGTGTCATGACCCGGGTAAAGGGGGAGGTCAGACCTGCGCTCAGCATGAAGGCAACCGCGAGCTACGATATGTCGTGGAATCCCCTGGAACCAGGATCCGCTGACCTTACCGTTGACCTGGAGAATACGGGCAACGTCCGACTTTCGGTGGATCCCTCCACCATGGTCAATGACGCCCGGTGGCCGGCCGCCGGGACCGAAGAAGCCAGAACTCTCGAATTGCTGCCCGGGGACCGTCGAACCGTCAGTATCCACGTACCTCAGGTGTGGCCGCTGGGCATGATGACTTTGCCGGTGACCGTTTCGCAAGGGGTGATTGCCCCTGACGGGGCCACCCAATCGCTGGATCCCGTGCAGGAAAGCGTGACGCTATGGGCGATTCCCTGGCCGCAGCTCGCCGTCCTTGTTGCTTTGTTGCTTCTGTTTGCGGGCCTTTTCCTAGGTCGCAAGCGGCGGAAGAAGGAGCTTGTCCGGCTGGTCGAAGAGGCCCGCGAGGCCGGGCGTCGGGAAGCGGAAACCCCCTGA
- a CDS encoding ABC transporter substrate-binding protein codes for MAVNLGPFQAAEGAGPGRRTFLKTLGIGAVAASGIPLLSACTGGSGPAPGASSKSLTFGSGSSDEVPRAAYKAVTDAFTKKSGFDVVTNVVPHNDFQNKINSYLQGSPDESFTWFAGYRMQYYAEKGLLAPVDDVWEKIGGNFSDAIKKASTGPDGKMYLVPNYNYPWGFFYRKSFWAEKGYSVPATFDELTTLAAKMKADGIIPIGFADKDGWPAMGTFDYINMRLNGYQFHIDLTAHKESWDQKKVSDVFDTWKALLPFQDPAALGQTWQDAAKALEAKKTGMYLLGSFVTQQFTDPAVLADIDFFPFPEIAMEGTDAVEAPIDGLLLSKKGGENQAARDYLAFMGTPEGQDAYAAVDTSNIATAKGADTSKYSALNKKCADTIANAKYISQFLDRDALPAMANNVMIPALQSFIKDGSVDVKNLEAQAKSLYAAQ; via the coding sequence ATGGCTGTAAATCTTGGCCCGTTCCAGGCGGCGGAAGGCGCCGGTCCAGGACGGCGAACCTTCCTCAAAACACTTGGAATCGGCGCCGTAGCCGCCTCCGGCATCCCGTTGCTGTCTGCATGCACGGGTGGTTCCGGTCCAGCCCCTGGTGCTTCATCAAAAAGCCTCACCTTCGGCTCGGGTTCATCGGACGAAGTTCCCCGTGCTGCCTACAAGGCAGTAACGGACGCCTTCACCAAAAAGTCGGGCTTCGACGTGGTGACCAACGTGGTTCCCCACAACGACTTCCAGAACAAGATCAACTCCTACCTGCAGGGCAGCCCGGATGAGTCCTTCACCTGGTTTGCCGGTTACCGCATGCAGTACTACGCAGAGAAGGGCCTCCTGGCTCCCGTCGACGACGTGTGGGAAAAGATCGGCGGCAACTTCTCCGACGCCATCAAGAAGGCGTCCACCGGCCCCGACGGCAAGATGTACTTGGTCCCCAACTACAACTACCCGTGGGGCTTCTTCTACCGGAAGAGCTTCTGGGCGGAAAAGGGCTACTCAGTTCCCGCTACCTTCGATGAGCTGACCACGCTCGCTGCCAAGATGAAGGCCGATGGCATCATTCCGATCGGCTTTGCCGACAAGGACGGCTGGCCCGCCATGGGCACTTTCGACTACATCAACATGCGCCTCAACGGGTACCAGTTCCACATCGACCTGACCGCGCACAAGGAGAGCTGGGACCAGAAGAAGGTCAGCGACGTCTTCGATACCTGGAAAGCACTCCTGCCGTTCCAGGACCCCGCAGCACTGGGGCAGACCTGGCAGGACGCAGCCAAAGCCCTCGAGGCCAAGAAGACCGGCATGTATCTCCTGGGCTCATTCGTGACGCAGCAGTTCACGGATCCCGCAGTACTGGCGGACATCGACTTCTTCCCGTTCCCGGAGATCGCCATGGAGGGAACTGACGCTGTTGAAGCTCCGATCGATGGCCTGCTGCTGTCGAAGAAGGGTGGAGAGAACCAGGCTGCCCGCGACTACCTTGCCTTCATGGGAACCCCGGAGGGCCAGGACGCTTACGCGGCCGTAGATACTTCCAACATCGCGACGGCCAAGGGCGCTGACACCTCCAAGTACTCTGCCCTGAACAAGAAGTGTGCGGACACCATCGCGAACGCGAAGTACATCAGCCAGTTCCTGGACCGCGATGCGTTGCCGGCCATGGCCAACAACGTCATGATTCCGGCTCTTCAGTCCTTCATTAAGGATGGAAGCGTCGACGTGAAGAACCTGGAAGCGCAGGCAAAGTCGCTCTACGCGGCCCAATAG